The following coding sequences are from one Granulicella arctica window:
- the tssH gene encoding type VI secretion system ATPase TssH, producing MSLNLKSLIAKLNDTTRSVLESSAGLCMSRTHYDIEIEHYLVKALESSDNDIAAILKHYGVDKSRLAAELQRSLDNLKTGNARSPAFSPQLVKMLAEAWTVASIEYDAGSVRTGFTMLALLTNEELARVVKDISKELQRIEPEGLRKDFYTIVANSREVQAALKSSGGTGDQTTNDGPVAGKGKTPNLDAYTVNMTENAKAGKIDPVLGRDAEVRQMIDILMRRRQNNPILTGEAGVGKTAVVEGLANRIVQNEVPPALKDVRLHSLDLALLQAGASVKGEFENRLKGLINEIKSSTEKIILFIDEAHTMIGAGGTAGQNDAANLLKPALARGELRTIAATTWSEYKKYFEKDPALARRFQVVKVEEPTEEVCCTMLRGIVASLEKHHGLRILDEAIVATVKLSHRYIAGRQLPDKAVSVLDTACARLALGHNSMPPALEDVTRHIDSLVVQKRVLERENIIGADHGERLAEIETKMASGKAKLEELTERWEKEKTLVSGIRALQIKLEADMEKNKETSPDERKKLAELESELAALQGEHGLMSVSVDAQICGAVISAWTGIPLGKMMKDEISTVLTLDTHLMKRVIGQDHALAKIAQRIMTSRANMDDPVKPVGVFMLVGPSGVGKTETAIALADLLYGGEKNMITINMSEFQEAHTVSTLKGSPPGYVGYGEGGVLTEAVRRRPYSVVLLDECEKAHPDVLELFFQVFDKGRMEDGEGREIDFRNTIILLTSNAATDTLMKLCADPETMPNDDGLLAAMKPELNKIFKPAFLGRMLIVPYFPVRDEALKQIIRLKLGKIQRRLLETHKVTMKYDDLLLNEVASRCTEVESGARNVDNILSNTMLPEISRQILGRLAEGVAIETIDISVEGGKMVYDWDEALQPA from the coding sequence ATGAGCTTGAATCTGAAATCACTGATTGCGAAACTGAACGACACAACCCGCAGCGTGCTCGAATCGTCCGCCGGACTCTGTATGTCTCGCACGCACTACGACATTGAGATCGAACACTATCTCGTCAAAGCGCTCGAGAGCAGCGATAACGATATAGCCGCAATCCTGAAGCATTACGGAGTGGATAAGTCGCGACTTGCAGCCGAACTGCAGCGCAGCCTCGACAACCTGAAGACCGGCAATGCACGTTCCCCGGCGTTCAGCCCTCAGCTCGTCAAAATGCTTGCCGAAGCCTGGACAGTTGCCAGCATCGAATACGATGCAGGTAGCGTCCGCACTGGCTTCACCATGCTGGCCCTACTCACGAACGAAGAGTTGGCCCGAGTCGTCAAAGACATCAGCAAGGAACTTCAGCGGATCGAGCCAGAGGGTCTGCGTAAAGACTTCTACACTATCGTCGCAAATTCGCGCGAGGTACAGGCTGCTCTCAAGTCCTCTGGCGGTACTGGTGATCAGACCACGAATGATGGTCCTGTTGCCGGCAAAGGCAAGACCCCGAATCTCGATGCCTACACCGTGAATATGACGGAAAACGCAAAGGCCGGCAAAATTGATCCGGTTCTTGGCCGCGATGCCGAAGTTCGGCAGATGATTGATATCCTCATGCGCCGTCGTCAAAACAATCCCATCCTGACCGGTGAAGCTGGCGTAGGAAAGACGGCGGTCGTCGAAGGACTGGCGAACCGCATCGTTCAGAATGAAGTTCCTCCGGCTCTTAAAGATGTTCGTCTGCATAGCCTCGATCTTGCTCTCCTGCAGGCTGGAGCGAGTGTCAAAGGTGAGTTCGAAAACCGCCTTAAAGGGTTGATCAATGAGATCAAGTCCTCTACCGAAAAGATTATTCTTTTCATCGATGAGGCTCACACGATGATTGGTGCCGGAGGCACAGCCGGGCAGAACGACGCCGCCAACCTCCTCAAACCGGCGCTTGCCCGTGGAGAACTGCGAACGATTGCCGCGACGACCTGGTCAGAATACAAAAAGTACTTCGAAAAAGATCCCGCCCTGGCTCGCCGGTTCCAAGTTGTCAAGGTCGAGGAGCCCACCGAAGAAGTCTGCTGCACCATGCTGCGAGGAATCGTCGCTTCTCTCGAAAAACATCACGGCTTGCGTATTCTCGACGAAGCAATCGTCGCAACAGTCAAGCTTTCTCATCGGTACATCGCCGGTCGTCAACTGCCTGACAAAGCGGTCAGCGTTCTCGACACGGCCTGCGCCCGGCTCGCACTTGGCCATAACTCAATGCCTCCAGCGCTTGAAGATGTCACGCGTCACATCGATAGCCTCGTCGTGCAGAAGCGTGTACTCGAGCGAGAGAACATCATTGGTGCTGATCACGGCGAGCGTCTCGCAGAGATCGAAACCAAGATGGCGTCGGGCAAGGCAAAGCTGGAAGAGTTGACCGAGCGATGGGAGAAGGAGAAGACGCTCGTCTCTGGCATCCGCGCGCTGCAGATCAAGCTCGAAGCGGATATGGAGAAAAACAAAGAGACCAGCCCTGATGAGCGCAAAAAATTAGCGGAGCTTGAATCCGAATTAGCTGCTCTTCAAGGCGAGCACGGACTTATGAGCGTGTCGGTCGATGCACAGATCTGCGGTGCAGTCATCTCAGCATGGACCGGGATTCCTCTCGGTAAGATGATGAAGGACGAGATCTCTACCGTCCTCACCCTGGACACTCACTTGATGAAGCGGGTCATCGGCCAGGACCACGCGTTGGCTAAGATTGCCCAGCGGATCATGACGTCTCGCGCCAACATGGACGATCCGGTCAAGCCAGTCGGCGTCTTCATGCTCGTTGGACCAAGCGGCGTCGGAAAGACGGAGACCGCCATTGCACTCGCTGACCTGCTCTACGGTGGCGAGAAGAACATGATCACGATTAATATGTCGGAGTTTCAGGAAGCCCATACCGTCTCCACGCTCAAAGGCTCGCCTCCGGGCTATGTCGGCTACGGTGAAGGTGGTGTGCTCACCGAGGCGGTTCGCCGTCGCCCCTACTCCGTTGTCCTGCTCGACGAGTGCGAGAAGGCTCACCCCGATGTCTTGGAACTTTTCTTTCAGGTTTTTGATAAAGGGCGCATGGAAGACGGCGAAGGTCGCGAGATCGACTTCCGCAACACCATTATTCTCCTCACCAGCAACGCCGCGACAGACACGCTGATGAAGCTATGTGCTGATCCGGAGACCATGCCGAATGACGACGGTCTGCTTGCCGCTATGAAGCCGGAACTCAACAAGATCTTCAAGCCCGCCTTTCTTGGGCGCATGCTGATTGTGCCCTATTTCCCCGTACGCGACGAAGCACTGAAACAGATCATTCGTCTCAAATTGGGTAAGATCCAACGTCGTTTGCTCGAAACGCACAAAGTCACGATGAAGTACGACGATCTCCTTCTCAATGAGGTAGCATCACGTTGCACCGAAGTCGAGAGTGGCGCTCGCAATGTCGACAACATTCTTTCTAACACCATGTTGCCTGAGATCTCACGTCAGATCCTCGGGCGCCTGGCGGAAGGAGTAGCAATCGAAACGATCGACATCTCCGTAGAAGGTGGCAAGATGGTGTATGACTGGGACGAAGCGCTGCAGCCGGCTTAA
- the tssG gene encoding type VI secretion system baseplate subunit TssG: MVTESGHKGFALESDDAQFAMVRQMLEDEPFRVEFFQAVRMLQRMEKGRGEVGHFAQPKDESLRFSSLPSLTFPPSQLFDIERMSTGQLKMTVQFMGLTAALSALPSIYTEMVLVRIREKDHAMADFFDIFNHRIISFFYRAWEKHHFFVGLEADRDDKLSLRLLDFLGLGTEGLRGRAIIPDRTCIYYAGLLGRHIRTADSLRQILEDYFDVPVEINQFAGTWRLLPEENKTFLSGSGRLSERLGFGVVTGEEVWDQHGRIRVSLGPMSFKQYVEFLPGKPGYRDLAGWLQLYSDGAYETEVQLILKRDDVPACELGGKGEVSPQLGLVSWLKTKPKKTDAGEATYLLA, from the coding sequence ATGGTCACCGAGAGCGGGCACAAAGGTTTTGCTTTAGAAAGTGACGACGCACAGTTTGCGATGGTGCGACAGATGCTCGAGGATGAGCCCTTCCGCGTAGAGTTTTTTCAGGCAGTGCGCATGCTGCAGCGCATGGAGAAGGGACGAGGCGAAGTAGGGCACTTCGCCCAACCAAAGGATGAGTCGCTTCGCTTTTCCTCGTTGCCGTCCCTTACCTTTCCGCCGAGTCAACTCTTTGACATCGAGCGAATGTCGACCGGACAGTTGAAGATGACTGTCCAATTTATGGGACTGACCGCGGCTCTGTCTGCCTTGCCATCCATCTATACCGAGATGGTCTTAGTCCGAATTCGCGAAAAAGATCACGCGATGGCTGACTTCTTTGATATTTTCAACCATCGCATTATTTCGTTTTTTTACCGCGCTTGGGAGAAGCATCACTTCTTTGTCGGTCTGGAGGCCGATCGGGATGACAAGCTAAGCCTCAGGCTTCTCGATTTTCTAGGCCTTGGAACAGAGGGACTACGTGGACGCGCCATCATTCCGGACCGCACCTGCATTTATTATGCCGGCCTGCTCGGGCGTCACATTCGTACCGCGGATTCGCTGCGGCAAATACTAGAGGACTATTTTGACGTTCCAGTAGAGATAAATCAGTTCGCAGGTACATGGCGCCTCCTCCCTGAGGAGAATAAGACTTTCCTGTCGGGCAGCGGACGTCTCAGCGAACGACTCGGCTTCGGCGTAGTGACCGGTGAGGAGGTATGGGACCAGCATGGCCGCATCCGTGTCTCGCTCGGGCCCATGAGTTTTAAGCAGTATGTTGAGTTCTTACCTGGAAAACCGGGCTATCGTGATCTGGCAGGATGGTTGCAGTTGTACTCGGACGGGGCCTACGAAACAGAGGTGCAGTTGATCTTGAAACGCGACGATGTTCCCGCGTGTGAGCTTGGAGGCAAGGGAGAGGTATCCCCCCAGCTTGGGCTCGTGAGTTGGCTAAAGACAAAACCAAAGAAAACAGATGCGGGCGAAGCGACTTACCTCCTTGCCTGA
- the tssF gene encoding type VI secretion system baseplate subunit TssF yields the protein MSEELLEYYERELTYLRQMGGEFARKYPRVAQRLLLDGDTCEDPHVERLLEGFAFMAARVHRRIDDDFPETSEALLNMIYPAYLRPIPSMTIVECLSDPAQGKKTAGARVPQGTALVSKATVDGLPCRFQTAYDVDLWPFTIAEAEWRQAERLQYPVRSTGDVQAIAVARLHLKCFPDVVFDGLPLTKLRFYLSGDASVVYNLYEMISANCIEIHLRNPKNRAQTFSLGPEHITMVGFEKNESVIPHERRSAEGHRLLQEYFALPEKFLFFDLQGLDLLGQSGFGDEAEIIFLFSRFERPDRQQVMELGVSARTFRLGCTPVINLFPQTAEPILLSQTRHDYTIVPDGRHSAMMEIFSINEVVAANPKLRQSVLLEPVNAHRYQTREQKELAFWTASRHMNQLGEREPSTLTISIVDLDGQIKNPEADVLTVRCTCSNFDLPSRFNFGSLEGDLEAVAHAAAKTIVVLRRPTVSYDPPTGKGQVWRLISLLSLNYLSLTEEGRTALQEILRLHNFTDSNHHENHISSIQQMECAPHFALVQSDYGLVPARGTRVQLDLDEQQFAGGGVYLFAAVLDRFLAGYASMNSFSQLTVRTNLRKEVMRTWSPRAGTKVLL from the coding sequence ATGTCCGAAGAGCTGCTGGAATACTACGAGCGCGAACTTACCTATCTGCGACAAATGGGTGGCGAATTCGCGCGTAAGTATCCTCGCGTAGCCCAACGGCTCTTACTCGATGGAGACACATGTGAAGATCCGCATGTGGAGCGGCTTTTGGAAGGTTTTGCCTTCATGGCAGCCCGAGTCCACCGCAGAATCGACGACGATTTCCCGGAAACCAGTGAAGCTCTCCTGAATATGATTTACCCCGCCTATCTTCGACCCATCCCATCGATGACGATCGTGGAGTGTCTTTCCGATCCTGCGCAGGGGAAGAAGACAGCCGGAGCACGGGTTCCACAAGGGACGGCATTAGTTTCAAAGGCAACAGTTGATGGCCTGCCATGCCGCTTTCAGACCGCATACGACGTTGATCTATGGCCCTTCACGATTGCGGAGGCAGAATGGCGACAGGCGGAGCGCCTGCAGTATCCAGTCCGTTCTACCGGCGATGTTCAAGCAATCGCCGTTGCACGTCTGCACCTTAAGTGCTTTCCGGATGTCGTCTTTGACGGCTTGCCACTCACCAAACTACGCTTTTACCTCTCGGGCGATGCCAGCGTGGTCTACAACCTGTATGAGATGATCTCCGCAAATTGCATAGAGATACACTTACGCAATCCCAAGAACAGGGCGCAAACGTTTTCACTCGGTCCGGAACATATCACCATGGTCGGCTTCGAGAAGAATGAGAGCGTCATCCCGCACGAACGTAGATCGGCTGAAGGACACCGTCTCCTGCAGGAGTACTTCGCATTGCCCGAGAAGTTCCTGTTCTTTGATCTCCAGGGCTTGGACTTGCTAGGCCAATCAGGCTTCGGCGACGAGGCAGAGATCATCTTTCTGTTTTCGCGTTTCGAGCGTCCTGACCGGCAGCAGGTCATGGAGCTTGGTGTCAGCGCCCGAACCTTTCGCCTTGGCTGCACACCAGTGATCAATCTCTTTCCGCAGACAGCGGAGCCGATCTTGCTGAGTCAGACGAGACATGACTACACCATCGTTCCCGACGGGCGTCACTCAGCCATGATGGAGATCTTCAGTATTAACGAGGTCGTTGCGGCAAATCCAAAGCTTCGCCAGTCTGTCCTGCTTGAGCCCGTGAACGCGCATCGTTATCAAACGAGAGAACAGAAGGAACTCGCCTTCTGGACAGCAAGCCGCCACATGAATCAGCTAGGAGAACGAGAACCGTCAACCCTCACTATATCGATCGTTGATCTCGATGGCCAGATCAAGAACCCAGAAGCTGATGTGCTCACGGTACGATGCACCTGTTCAAACTTTGACCTGCCCTCACGCTTCAACTTCGGATCTCTTGAAGGCGACCTTGAGGCAGTTGCTCATGCCGCTGCAAAGACGATTGTTGTCCTCCGTCGGCCCACCGTCAGCTATGATCCGCCGACTGGCAAGGGGCAGGTTTGGCGACTGATCTCCCTTCTGTCTTTGAACTATCTTTCACTCACAGAAGAGGGAAGAACAGCCTTGCAGGAGATTCTTCGCCTCCACAACTTCACTGACTCGAATCATCATGAAAATCACATCAGCAGCATTCAGCAGATGGAGTGTGCCCCGCACTTTGCTCTTGTGCAATCGGATTACGGCTTGGTTCCTGCACGCGGCACTCGAGTCCAGTTAGATCTGGATGAACAGCAATTTGCCGGCGGCGGAGTCTACTTGTTCGCGGCCGTTCTGGACCGCTTTCTAGCAGGTTATGCCTCGATGAACAGCTTCTCGCAGCTCACGGTGCGCACAAATCTTAGAAAGGAGGTTATGCGGACATGGTCACCGAGAGCGGGCACAAAGGTTTTGCTTTAG
- the tssE gene encoding type VI secretion system baseplate subunit TssE, whose product MAKTKAENLVTQSLLDRLCDVEDWPTTRHNSMRLYRESVKRDVENLLNSRRPPMPELHRYPKAAMSVVNYGLPDINSYSASGTDQNALLNAMIQTLRIFEPRIQNLRVVVARADTLTRSLRFQIEGRIQFDTVIEDIQFDTVLELTRGAYEVK is encoded by the coding sequence ATGGCAAAGACTAAGGCAGAAAATCTCGTAACACAATCACTCCTCGACCGGCTCTGCGATGTCGAGGACTGGCCGACCACCCGCCATAACTCAATGCGTCTCTATCGTGAGTCCGTTAAGCGAGACGTGGAGAATCTTCTGAACTCTCGACGACCGCCTATGCCAGAGTTGCACCGCTATCCCAAGGCAGCAATGTCGGTGGTGAACTATGGATTGCCCGACATAAACTCTTACTCCGCTTCCGGAACGGATCAAAACGCTTTGCTTAACGCTATGATCCAGACACTTCGTATCTTTGAGCCGCGAATTCAGAATCTGCGAGTTGTTGTCGCTCGTGCAGATACCTTGACGCGTAGTCTGCGATTTCAAATCGAGGGTCGTATTCAGTTCGACACAGTCATTGAGGATATACAGTTTGATACCGTGCTCGAACTGACGCGCGGCGCGTACGAGGTAAAGTAG
- the tssA gene encoding type VI secretion system protein TssA, which yields MPLREDLLEPIAGDNPSGANLYYDKVFDQIKEARTEDQEIGSAGAWERTLKKADHILVIKLAGETLAKRSKDLRLAGWLVESHLKRESISLLAPCFELLWKLQENFWPTFYPEIDEDGDLGLRVSSVESVINRVDFLVRNAAITTGGLSMLQYKESRRIGFETDANTNEKKAARQDAINQGLVVGEDFDSSFVATPKSFYTSTENALQEALTILDDLGRFHEEKYGDDYPNMGKLLTSIEEVKQVVSVLLNEKRKIEPDVVVVEAPPPVEPEIAAAPAPVQTPATAGASLSQAAAIPEVAITPAIATVPVKVFSSVPTNSNEAYEAIITCAEFLRTENGQSPAPYLVCSGLRFGETRREGAKPALDFAIAPTTETRQTLRRLANESKWDELMKLSLKTLAEPCARAWLDLQRYIWRAANEMKAPAIATAVVTTVRGLLSDVPEVRTWMLDDDTPVANPETQQWIDAEILPPPPSPVIVDAVVVEPVVTFAPVTSTSNGTEPKPPEIYDTATELLKRGKTGEAITLLVRDAELQPTGRKRFQRRVQVAQLCMVAKQDPIAYPVLMEISQEIERRGLETWESGEMLAHPLSLLLQCLDQRKSTSEDKEALFERLCRLDPQAALSMRR from the coding sequence ATGCCCCTGCGTGAGGATCTGCTCGAACCAATCGCGGGCGACAATCCTTCCGGTGCGAATCTCTATTACGACAAAGTTTTCGACCAGATTAAGGAAGCCCGAACGGAAGATCAGGAGATCGGTTCGGCAGGTGCCTGGGAGCGAACACTCAAGAAGGCTGATCATATTCTTGTAATCAAGTTGGCCGGAGAAACGCTTGCCAAAAGGAGCAAGGATCTCCGATTGGCCGGTTGGCTTGTTGAATCTCATCTAAAACGTGAAAGCATCTCGTTACTCGCACCGTGCTTCGAGCTCTTATGGAAGCTGCAGGAGAATTTCTGGCCTACCTTCTATCCGGAGATCGACGAAGACGGCGATCTTGGTCTGCGCGTAAGCAGTGTAGAAAGCGTCATCAACCGTGTAGATTTCCTGGTTCGGAATGCCGCAATCACAACCGGTGGATTAAGCATGCTGCAGTACAAGGAGTCACGTCGCATTGGGTTCGAGACTGACGCCAACACAAATGAAAAAAAAGCAGCGAGGCAGGATGCAATTAATCAAGGCTTGGTCGTTGGCGAAGACTTTGACTCGAGCTTTGTAGCCACTCCCAAATCGTTCTACACTTCGACTGAAAATGCGTTGCAGGAAGCACTCACAATCCTTGATGACCTCGGGCGGTTTCATGAAGAAAAATACGGTGATGACTACCCAAACATGGGTAAGTTGCTCACCTCGATCGAAGAAGTCAAACAGGTAGTTTCAGTACTACTCAACGAGAAGCGGAAGATAGAGCCCGATGTCGTCGTCGTGGAAGCTCCTCCACCTGTCGAACCTGAGATTGCCGCCGCGCCCGCGCCTGTTCAAACTCCTGCAACTGCCGGCGCAAGCCTCTCTCAGGCGGCAGCTATTCCTGAAGTGGCTATCACACCTGCAATCGCAACCGTACCGGTCAAAGTCTTCTCGAGCGTCCCTACCAACTCCAACGAAGCATATGAGGCGATCATTACTTGTGCGGAGTTTTTGAGAACGGAAAACGGACAGTCCCCCGCACCATACCTGGTCTGTTCCGGTCTTCGTTTCGGCGAGACACGCCGGGAAGGAGCAAAACCTGCACTCGATTTTGCAATTGCGCCGACCACCGAGACACGTCAGACCTTACGTCGTCTCGCGAACGAATCAAAGTGGGACGAGTTGATGAAGCTCAGCTTGAAAACGCTCGCGGAGCCTTGCGCTCGTGCCTGGCTTGATCTTCAGAGATATATTTGGCGCGCTGCAAATGAGATGAAGGCGCCAGCAATCGCGACCGCTGTGGTCACAACGGTCAGGGGTCTTCTCTCGGATGTTCCCGAGGTACGCACGTGGATGCTGGATGACGACACTCCTGTGGCTAATCCGGAGACGCAGCAGTGGATCGACGCAGAGATTCTGCCGCCGCCTCCGTCGCCCGTCATCGTGGATGCAGTTGTAGTTGAGCCGGTCGTGACGTTCGCTCCGGTGACAAGTACGTCGAACGGAACGGAGCCGAAACCGCCGGAGATCTATGACACCGCGACGGAACTTCTCAAGCGGGGTAAAACCGGGGAAGCTATCACGCTCCTTGTTCGAGATGCGGAACTGCAGCCAACCGGGCGCAAGCGATTCCAGCGCCGCGTTCAGGTGGCCCAGCTATGCATGGTCGCAAAGCAGGATCCAATCGCCTACCCAGTCCTGATGGAGATCTCCCAGGAGATCGAGCGTCGTGGCTTGGAGACCTGGGAAAGTGGCGAGATGTTAGCTCACCCCCTAAGCTTGCTTTTACAGTGTCTGGACCAAAGGAAAAGCACCTCCGAGGATAAGGAAGCGTTGTTTGAACGACTATGTAGGCTCGATCCGCAAGCTGCACTGAGTATGCGCCGTTAG
- a CDS encoding type VI secretion system accessory protein TagJ codes for MTALDLYRNGELKEAIKVLGEELRSHPLDAKRRTFLFELLCFAGNFDRAEKQLDVLADSSTQAAAGALMYRSALHAERTRQDLFAKRTYPEAISSGESQAGTWNGENFSSLHDADPRIGANLEVFIAGSYTWIPMKYMENLEIEKPEGLRDLIWARARVQTSSAFRLQDLGEVLLPVLSPFSFQQADEVVQLGRSSVWEISNTGVETPFGQKLMWIDGEEIPLLEIRSIDWNSNAEDLTDAPA; via the coding sequence ATGACTGCGTTGGATTTGTACCGTAACGGTGAGCTGAAGGAAGCAATCAAGGTGCTTGGTGAAGAGCTGAGAAGTCATCCGCTCGACGCCAAGCGCCGTACTTTTCTGTTTGAACTGCTTTGCTTTGCGGGGAACTTTGATCGCGCAGAGAAACAGCTTGACGTTCTTGCCGATTCAAGCACTCAGGCTGCTGCTGGTGCATTGATGTATCGAAGTGCGCTTCATGCTGAACGAACGCGCCAGGACCTTTTTGCCAAGCGAACCTACCCGGAAGCGATCTCTTCAGGCGAATCACAAGCAGGGACATGGAATGGAGAAAACTTCTCCTCACTTCATGATGCAGATCCGAGAATTGGCGCCAATCTCGAGGTATTTATCGCAGGCAGCTACACTTGGATTCCCATGAAGTACATGGAAAATCTCGAAATTGAAAAGCCTGAAGGCCTACGGGATTTGATCTGGGCTCGAGCACGCGTGCAGACTAGCTCGGCCTTCCGTCTCCAAGACCTCGGCGAAGTTCTTCTGCCGGTGCTCTCTCCCTTCAGCTTTCAACAGGCTGATGAAGTGGTGCAGCTCGGACGTTCAAGCGTGTGGGAGATCTCTAATACTGGCGTTGAAACGCCCTTTGGCCAAAAGCTGATGTGGATCGACGGCGAAGAAATCCCGCTGCTTGAGATACGCAGCATCGATTGGAACTCGAACGCGGAGGACCTCACCGATGCCCCTGCGTGA
- a CDS encoding Hcp family type VI secretion system effector, translated as MAVDFFFKLAGIDGESVDDKHKNEITVMSFSWGASQTTSVSGSGGSGAGKATLADLSIMKNYDAASAPMYKALLLGTHIATGVLTAVKSGADGSPFLTISLGEVFVTSIQISGSSETPMESVSFSYNTIETQYSQQDETGKLNAKAAISYDLKANKVS; from the coding sequence ATGGCCGTAGACTTTTTTTTCAAGCTTGCTGGTATTGATGGTGAATCAGTAGATGACAAACACAAGAACGAGATAACAGTGATGTCCTTCAGTTGGGGTGCTAGCCAGACTACCTCGGTCTCAGGATCGGGCGGCTCCGGCGCTGGCAAGGCCACGCTTGCAGACCTCTCCATCATGAAGAACTATGATGCGGCGAGCGCTCCGATGTACAAGGCACTCTTGCTTGGAACCCACATCGCAACTGGTGTGCTTACGGCCGTAAAATCGGGCGCCGATGGCAGCCCTTTCCTTACGATCTCTCTGGGCGAGGTTTTTGTTACCTCCATTCAGATCAGCGGATCAAGCGAAACTCCGATGGAGAGCGTTTCCTTCAGCTACAACACGATTGAAACGCAATACTCGCAGCAGGATGAGACTGGCAAGCTGAATGCAAAGGCTGCTATCTCGTATGACCTGAAGGCTAACAAAGTAAGCTAG